A genomic window from Thiomonas arsenitoxydans includes:
- a CDS encoding acetyl-CoA synthetase produces MESARSENGQGPPPNSAGAHVATVELEPTQTLPRDGWLDSGDRAYRVEGETYITSRVKNLIIRGGRNIYPRQVELAVGELAGVHKDCVVMFGAPDQGVLAPLQRCARPPAASCAATPACSAFTSARSRRRCGPTCRWFR; encoded by the coding sequence ATGGAATCTGCGCGCAGTGAGAATGGCCAGGGGCCGCCGCCGAACAGCGCCGGCGCACACGTGGCAACGGTGGAGCTCGAACCGACGCAAACGCTGCCGCGCGACGGCTGGCTCGACAGCGGCGACCGGGCCTACCGCGTCGAGGGCGAGACCTACATCACCAGCAGGGTGAAAAACCTCATCATTCGCGGCGGGCGCAATATTTATCCGCGCCAAGTCGAACTCGCCGTGGGCGAGCTGGCCGGGGTGCACAAAGACTGTGTGGTGATGTTCGGCGCGCCCGACCAGGGGGTGCTGGCCCCGCTGCAACGGTGCGCAAGACCTCCAGCGGCAAGCTGCGCCGCGACCCCGGCCTGCTCGGCTTTCACCTCGGCCCGTTCGAGGCGGCGGTGCGGGCCGACATGCCGGTGGTTCCGGTGA